A part of Vulcanisaeta moutnovskia 768-28 genomic DNA contains:
- a CDS encoding radical SAM/SPASM domain-containing protein: protein MSSLGENIDRIIERKMENSGNGTGALIAAIRLLNRGIVRWALRALTKEVEFNGERKPLMEWVLAKYAGESQCPTVAHFVAPFFEMGIKLATAWLHADEEPIKELLSDPAIRRGFVTTLRGIALFGVTTPQKLPAPFFIVWNFTNACNLRCIHCYQNAGRPLPNELTLDEKLRVVKELDEAGVPAIALSGGEPTVHRDFWPVLAEIGGRGFYPAIATNGTTFANLEFAERAKKFGLRYVEISIDAADPGVHDKFRGVPGAWAKAVRGLENAVKLGFSAALAFTVTKYNINEVDKILDLAQEIGVKRVVFFNFVPVGRGRENLEIDLSPEEREEFLRHIYKEMKRRKMEIISTAPQYGRVVNQLSNGEDVSPTHFVVANDPVTRELTEFIGGCGAGRVYAAIEPEGTLTPCVFLPYPVGNLRTKSFWDIWMDPFMENFRDRDRLEGFCGKCPYKLICGGCRARAYNYFGDVLAPDPGCIYNSAEWKKLQEDMLRIKVKVSPLVFK, encoded by the coding sequence ATGTCATCACTGGGTGAAAATATTGATAGGATCATTGAGAGAAAGATGGAGAATTCAGGAAATGGTACTGGTGCATTAATAGCCGCAATTAGGTTATTGAATAGGGGTATTGTTAGGTGGGCATTGAGGGCGTTAACAAAGGAGGTTGAGTTCAATGGTGAGAGGAAACCATTAATGGAGTGGGTATTGGCTAAGTACGCTGGTGAGTCTCAATGCCCAACGGTGGCTCACTTCGTTGCTCCATTCTTTGAAATGGGTATTAAACTGGCCACGGCCTGGCTCCACGCAGATGAGGAACCAATTAAGGAGTTACTGAGTGATCCAGCGATCAGGAGAGGCTTCGTGACTACGCTTAGGGGTATTGCCTTATTCGGTGTGACAACACCGCAGAAGCTCCCTGCCCCATTCTTCATAGTCTGGAACTTCACAAACGCCTGCAACCTAAGGTGTATTCATTGTTATCAGAATGCAGGTAGGCCATTACCCAATGAGTTAACACTTGATGAGAAGCTTAGGGTTGTTAAGGAGCTTGATGAGGCCGGTGTGCCGGCAATTGCATTGTCAGGCGGCGAGCCAACGGTTCACAGGGACTTCTGGCCCGTGCTTGCCGAGATAGGTGGGAGGGGTTTCTACCCAGCCATCGCGACTAATGGAACGACATTCGCAAACCTAGAATTTGCTGAGAGGGCTAAGAAGTTTGGGCTTAGGTACGTTGAGATAAGTATTGATGCCGCTGATCCCGGCGTTCATGATAAGTTCAGGGGCGTACCAGGTGCATGGGCTAAGGCCGTGAGGGGTCTTGAGAATGCTGTTAAACTCGGCTTTAGTGCGGCCTTGGCATTCACTGTGACTAAGTACAATATTAATGAGGTTGATAAGATACTCGATCTAGCCCAGGAAATCGGTGTCAAGAGGGTTGTGTTCTTCAACTTTGTGCCTGTTGGTAGAGGTCGTGAGAACTTGGAGATTGACTTATCGCCTGAGGAGAGGGAGGAGTTCCTTAGGCATATTTATAAGGAGATGAAGAGGAGGAAGATGGAGATCATAAGCACAGCGCCCCAGTACGGTAGGGTTGTTAATCAATTAAGTAATGGTGAGGACGTTTCACCAACACACTTCGTGGTTGCCAATGATCCGGTAACCAGGGAGTTAACAGAGTTTATCGGTGGCTGTGGCGCTGGTCGTGTTTACGCGGCTATTGAGCCTGAGGGTACATTAACACCCTGTGTCTTCCTGCCATACCCAGTGGGTAATCTTAGGACTAAGTCCTTCTGGGATATTTGGATGGATCCATTCATGGAGAACTTCAGGGATAGGGATAGGCTTGAGGGATTCTGTGGTAAATGCCCGTATAAGTTGATCTGTGGTGGTTGTAGGGCCAGGGCGTATAATTACTTCGGTGATGTCCTCGCGCCAGACCCGGGTTGTATATACAATTCGGCTGAGTGGAAGAAGTTGCAGGAGGATATGCTGAGGATTAAGGTGAAGGTGTCACCACTGGTCTTTAAGTGA
- a CDS encoding FAD-dependent oxidoreductase, giving the protein MGIKFDVVIVGGGPAGLTAAQQLASRGFKVLVIERGKKPGSKNVYGGRIYAHVLDRLYPEYVKEAPVERWVRRERITMMTEDSWTTIDFETTKVEHKSFTAYLTNFVEWLDKKAESAGAVVVSEVPVDSLIIKDGRVVGVRAGSDEVYGDVTIIAEGINRLVLERSGLAPKLNPELVALGAKEVIKLSREEINERFNLDEDEGLAWVAAGFPTRYLPGGAFIYTNKEAITLGIVLYLSYGYQLDMPVHDLVEEFRLHPMIKRLLKGGQLLEYSAHLTPVAGINAAPPKLYGNGYLIVGDAAGFLLHLGIIIRGVDFAMESGRLAAEAITKAHELGKYDEEALSIYGKLLEESFVLKELKTFRNAHKVLIEPSLYNDYVKMLNNILRRYFEVDGTPKRLGATFLEGKGKLTLIDLAKDAVKLVMNL; this is encoded by the coding sequence GTGGGGATCAAGTTCGATGTAGTAATTGTTGGAGGCGGACCAGCAGGACTTACCGCAGCCCAGCAATTAGCCAGTAGGGGGTTTAAGGTGCTGGTTATTGAGAGAGGTAAGAAGCCAGGTAGTAAGAATGTCTATGGTGGCAGGATTTACGCCCACGTCCTAGATAGACTATACCCAGAGTACGTTAAGGAGGCCCCTGTGGAGCGCTGGGTTAGGAGGGAGAGGATAACGATGATGACCGAGGACTCCTGGACAACAATAGACTTCGAGACAACTAAGGTTGAGCATAAGTCCTTCACCGCATACCTAACAAACTTCGTTGAGTGGCTCGATAAGAAGGCAGAGTCTGCCGGTGCCGTTGTTGTTTCCGAGGTCCCAGTTGACTCATTAATAATTAAGGATGGGAGGGTTGTCGGTGTTAGGGCTGGTAGTGATGAGGTTTATGGTGACGTAACGATAATTGCCGAGGGAATAAACAGGCTCGTCCTAGAGAGGAGTGGTTTAGCCCCTAAGCTAAACCCTGAGTTGGTGGCTCTCGGTGCTAAGGAGGTCATTAAGTTGAGTAGGGAGGAGATTAATGAGAGGTTTAACCTGGATGAGGATGAGGGGTTGGCATGGGTCGCGGCTGGATTCCCAACGCGCTACCTACCTGGTGGTGCATTTATATATACCAATAAGGAGGCAATTACCCTGGGAATAGTCCTTTACCTAAGTTATGGTTATCAACTGGACATGCCTGTCCATGACCTGGTCGAGGAGTTTAGGCTACACCCAATGATAAAGAGGTTGCTTAAGGGTGGTCAACTCCTTGAGTATTCGGCGCATCTAACGCCTGTCGCCGGTATTAATGCAGCACCGCCTAAGTTATACGGTAATGGCTACCTAATAGTTGGGGATGCGGCAGGCTTCCTACTGCACCTGGGCATAATAATTAGGGGTGTTGATTTCGCCATGGAGAGTGGTAGGTTGGCTGCGGAGGCCATTACAAAGGCTCATGAATTGGGTAAGTATGATGAGGAGGCATTGTCAATATATGGTAAGTTACTTGAGGAATCCTTCGTACTTAAGGAGCTTAAGACCTTTAGGAATGCACACAAGGTTTTAATAGAGCCAAGTCTGTATAATGACTACGTGAAGATGCTAAACAACATATTAAGGAGGTACTTCGAGGTTGATGGAACACCAAAGAGACTAGGCGCAACGTTCCTTGAAGGCAAGGGTAAATTAACACTCATTGATTTAGCAAAGGATGCTGTTAAGTTGGTGATGAACCTATGA
- a CDS encoding ferredoxin family protein, which translates to MSLDRKITIEERLNTNAWDVDQRPHIRIIDPDQCRKCDKKPCLYLCPARCYTPGPDGTVMFSHEGCLECGTCRIVCPENNIEWNYPKSGFGVQYRFG; encoded by the coding sequence ATGAGCCTCGATAGGAAGATAACAATTGAGGAAAGGTTAAACACCAATGCCTGGGATGTCGACCAGAGACCTCACATTAGGATAATAGACCCTGATCAATGCAGGAAGTGCGATAAGAAGCCCTGCCTATACCTATGCCCAGCCAGGTGCTACACGCCAGGCCCAGACGGTACTGTGATGTTCTCACACGAGGGCTGCCTAGAATGCGGTACATGCCGCATAGTCTGTCCAGAGAACAATATTGAGTGGAATTACCCCAAGAGCGGCTTCGGTGTTCAGTATAGGTTTGGTTAA
- a CDS encoding electron transfer flavoprotein subunit beta/FixA family protein: MGGLTIIVPVKAAVPNVTAVRLDPVTHNLVREGVPLMLNPYDRNALEFALRLKDKYGGKVITLSMAPPSGKDFLESTIGMGADEAYLVTDRAFAGADTLATSYTVARGIQRLFPNFDLIVFGEETTDSSTAHMPAQVASWLSLPYVYYAVDAEVKLEDRLIIVNRYLEDEGVYETYEYRMPIIISVYRNSNPPRDISLVRKVEAKLNGLVKSVDNNTLKLERECVGLRGSPTIVSKIEDAKPVERKKQIFKGDPREAAKWLLDSLTKEGVIKP; the protein is encoded by the coding sequence ATGGGTGGATTAACGATAATAGTTCCTGTGAAGGCAGCTGTACCTAACGTAACAGCTGTTAGGCTTGACCCAGTGACCCATAATCTCGTGCGTGAGGGAGTACCACTAATGCTTAATCCGTATGATAGGAACGCCCTTGAATTCGCCCTTAGACTTAAGGATAAGTATGGCGGTAAGGTAATAACACTATCAATGGCTCCACCAAGTGGTAAGGACTTCCTCGAGTCAACAATAGGCATGGGAGCAGATGAAGCATACTTAGTCACAGACAGAGCATTTGCCGGGGCTGATACATTGGCAACCTCATACACAGTTGCCAGGGGCATACAGAGGTTATTCCCTAACTTCGACCTAATTGTGTTTGGTGAGGAAACCACGGACTCATCAACAGCTCACATGCCCGCCCAAGTAGCCTCCTGGCTCAGTCTACCTTATGTTTATTACGCAGTTGATGCTGAGGTTAAGCTTGAGGATAGGTTAATCATTGTTAATAGGTATCTTGAGGATGAGGGCGTTTATGAGACTTACGAGTACAGAATGCCAATAATAATTAGTGTTTATAGGAATAGTAATCCACCGAGAGACATAAGCCTTGTTAGGAAAGTTGAGGCTAAGCTAAATGGCTTAGTAAAGAGTGTTGATAATAACACATTAAAGCTCGAGAGAGAGTGCGTGGGCCTTAGGGGTTCACCAACAATAGTATCTAAGATTGAGGATGCGAAACCAGTCGAGAGGAAGAAGCAGATATTCAAGGGTGATCCAAGGGAAGCAGCCAAGTGGTTGTTAGATAGTCTCACTAAGGAGGGGGTGATCAAGCCATGA
- a CDS encoding electron transfer flavoprotein subunit alpha/FixB family protein: protein MSTAQAQQKICSEWNPVNKNEYRGIWVYIEYVNGTIKDGSLQLIGKARELASKINTDVTAVMLGSGLGDSVKEPIYYGADRVIYIDHPALVKYVPHIYANVIVQLANKYKPEIILFAATKRGRELAPYVANSLRAGITADCTELDVDPKTRDLDQVRPTYGGNILAHIRTPTRRPQLASVRPNVFPTPPRDTSRKGEVIEETVESLPSINGQGLIEVRPVVKGEELPPVEKADIVVIAGRGVGSADGVKLLTELAKLIGGTIGGTKKAVDAGWLPADRQVGQTGKTIRPTLYIGVGVSGAIQHVFGMKESKVIVAINSDPNAPIFQYVDYGVVGDYRDIVRELIELLRGTKR, encoded by the coding sequence ATGAGCACTGCACAAGCCCAACAAAAGATTTGTAGTGAGTGGAATCCAGTTAATAAGAATGAGTACAGGGGTATTTGGGTCTATATTGAGTATGTAAACGGCACTATTAAGGATGGTAGCCTGCAATTAATTGGTAAGGCCAGGGAGTTGGCCAGTAAGATTAACACGGATGTAACGGCTGTAATGCTCGGTAGTGGCCTCGGTGATTCTGTTAAGGAACCCATTTACTACGGTGCAGATAGGGTAATCTATATTGACCACCCGGCTTTGGTTAAGTACGTACCACATATTTACGCTAACGTAATTGTTCAATTAGCAAATAAGTATAAACCCGAGATAATACTATTCGCAGCTACAAAGAGGGGCAGGGAATTGGCACCCTACGTTGCCAATTCACTAAGAGCTGGCATCACGGCAGACTGCACAGAGCTTGATGTTGACCCCAAGACCAGGGATTTAGATCAGGTAAGGCCTACATACGGTGGCAACATACTCGCGCACATAAGGACACCAACAAGGAGACCACAACTCGCCAGTGTTAGGCCCAACGTATTCCCAACACCACCTAGGGACACGAGTAGAAAGGGTGAGGTGATTGAGGAGACTGTAGAGTCATTACCCAGCATTAATGGGCAGGGTTTGATTGAGGTAAGGCCTGTGGTTAAGGGTGAGGAATTACCGCCAGTTGAGAAGGCAGACATAGTGGTTATTGCTGGCCGTGGTGTTGGTAGTGCTGATGGTGTTAAGTTACTCACAGAACTCGCTAAACTGATTGGCGGTACAATCGGTGGTACTAAGAAGGCTGTGGATGCTGGTTGGTTACCCGCCGATAGGCAGGTTGGGCAGACCGGGAAGACAATAAGGCCGACACTATACATAGGTGTTGGTGTTAGTGGCGCCATTCAGCATGTCTTTGGTATGAAGGAGTCCAAGGTAATAGTGGCAATAAACAGTGACCCCAACGCACCAATATTCCAGTACGTGGATTATGGAGTGGTTGGTGATTATAGAGATATCGTGAGAGAATTAATTGAGTTGTTAAGGGGCACTAAAAGGTAG
- the coaBC gene encoding bifunctional phosphopantothenoylcysteine decarboxylase/phosphopantothenate--cysteine ligase CoaBC codes for MSFREDIELIRSSRSNLLRGKRIVLALTGGISIYRVPDIARELIRHGADVMTFMSREASKLLGPRVMEWATGNPVYVELSGYAEHVNICTTVNAVILLPATANTISKVANGISDTSVTLCAMTALGSGVPLLLVPAMNESMWRNAIVKANIEKLRSMGIRLVEPVIEEGKAKLAPNQEIVDSVIDLLSPRDMNGLSVLITSGPTHEYIDATKYITTPSSGLTGYHFAREAMARGARVTLIEGPVSIGDPPGAEVYRVESILEMYETAIKLVSKRHYDLAILTAAPLDFYVKDRVSGKLSSDLNRVVIELIQAPKIARDLKRFSPGTFLIAYKAEVGITEEDLIARTMRRASEGDWDLALAHLVGKGRGFGTEKDEVIVLDRNGVIRRIGPVNKRELAREVLGMYLSIIRNK; via the coding sequence GTGTCCTTTAGGGAGGACATAGAGTTAATCAGGAGTTCAAGGAGCAACTTATTGCGTGGTAAGAGGATTGTCCTGGCCTTAACTGGTGGCATCTCAATTTATAGAGTCCCGGACATTGCCAGGGAATTAATTAGGCATGGCGCTGACGTGATGACATTCATGAGCAGGGAAGCGAGTAAGCTACTTGGCCCTAGGGTTATGGAGTGGGCAACGGGTAATCCCGTCTATGTGGAATTGAGTGGTTATGCGGAGCATGTTAACATATGCACAACAGTCAATGCCGTGATTTTGCTACCAGCTACTGCGAATACCATTAGTAAGGTGGCTAATGGGATTAGTGATACTTCAGTAACCCTATGTGCAATGACAGCATTAGGCTCAGGAGTACCACTATTGCTTGTTCCCGCAATGAATGAGTCCATGTGGAGGAATGCAATCGTCAAGGCCAATATCGAGAAGTTAAGGAGTATGGGCATACGCCTTGTAGAGCCTGTGATTGAGGAGGGTAAGGCTAAGTTGGCGCCTAATCAGGAGATTGTTGACTCGGTAATTGACCTATTATCGCCGAGGGACATGAATGGCTTATCCGTGCTCATTACCTCAGGCCCAACGCATGAGTACATTGATGCCACTAAATACATAACCACACCAAGCAGTGGCTTAACGGGCTATCACTTTGCCAGGGAGGCGATGGCTAGGGGTGCCAGGGTCACGTTAATTGAGGGCCCAGTAAGCATTGGCGACCCACCTGGTGCTGAGGTTTATAGGGTTGAGAGTATTCTTGAGATGTATGAAACGGCAATTAAACTGGTTAGTAAGCGGCATTATGACTTGGCAATACTAACGGCGGCGCCACTTGACTTCTATGTTAAGGATAGGGTAAGCGGTAAATTAAGTAGTGACTTGAATAGGGTAGTTATTGAGCTTATTCAGGCGCCTAAGATAGCTAGGGATCTGAAGAGGTTTTCGCCAGGTACTTTCCTAATAGCCTATAAGGCTGAGGTGGGTATTACTGAGGAGGATTTGATTGCAAGGACAATGAGGAGGGCTAGTGAGGGTGACTGGGACCTAGCACTGGCACACCTGGTGGGTAAGGGTAGGGGATTTGGTACGGAGAAGGATGAAGTAATAGTACTTGATAGAAATGGCGTAATTAGGAGGATTGGTCCAGTGAATAAGCGTGAATTGGCAAGGGAGGTTCTAGGAATGTATTTATCAATTATTAGAAATAAATGA
- a CDS encoding AbrB/MazE/SpoVT family DNA-binding domain-containing protein: MAFTEEIRVGRRGLPINGFPYMMRIYINNQVLIPANLIRSLGLDRVRYVDVIMEYNGQKIELGNVRLLKTRHTDSRQFTIPREVRERYGIKPFDEVIIHMIIPRQKAMINASIRGLIQIN, translated from the coding sequence ATGGCATTCACAGAGGAAATTAGGGTTGGTAGGAGAGGTTTACCAATAAATGGGTTCCCATACATGATGAGGATATACATAAATAATCAAGTATTGATACCGGCAAACCTGATCAGGTCTCTAGGACTTGATAGGGTTAGGTATGTTGACGTAATCATGGAGTATAATGGACAAAAAATAGAGCTAGGCAATGTTAGGTTATTGAAGACTAGGCATACCGACTCAAGGCAATTCACAATTCCCAGGGAGGTCAGGGAGAGGTACGGCATTAAACCATTTGATGAGGTAATAATTCACATGATAATACCGAGACAAAAGGCAATGATTAACGCAAGCATTAGAGGATTAATTCAAATTAATTAA
- a CDS encoding DUF3782 domain-containing protein, whose product MTLNRRLDALGARWSVISEETFRKDMMEFCRKNI is encoded by the coding sequence ATGACACTTAACAGGAGGTTAGATGCGTTAGGCGCCAGGTGGAGTGTCATTTCCGAGGAGACGTTTAGGAAGGATATGATGGAGTTTTGCCGAAAGAATATTTAG
- a CDS encoding transcriptional regulator, with protein MNRDKAVGIGLLVISIVIILAYIYLAFFTPYTTLVLQITDTLIIIVVFGILAWVGYALATTPPPKPIEEIEKEIEEELKKLEEETKQEQQKTQQQQQSQQ; from the coding sequence ATGAATAGGGATAAGGCTGTTGGTATTGGGTTGCTTGTGATATCAATAGTGATTATACTCGCCTATATATACCTGGCCTTCTTCACGCCGTATACAACGCTTGTGCTTCAAATAACTGATACGCTGATAATAATCGTGGTCTTCGGAATACTCGCCTGGGTAGGCTACGCACTAGCCACAACACCACCACCAAAGCCAATCGAGGAAATCGAGAAGGAGATAGAGGAGGAACTAAAGAAGCTCGAGGAAGAGACAAAACAGGAGCAGCAGAAGACTCAGCAGCAACAACAATCACAGCAGTAA
- a CDS encoding WD40 repeat domain-containing protein, whose translation MLPGGFTLAQSVFSLNIGSVTALSMYPTPINGRYLIAAGVNSGGQYYAYLLSWSPGGGLRTLWSVSEPENVESITVSPNYVVVGLGSSSGQGIINVYSTSGKELWSYTFTYGWTIVVNDVAISPNQQLIAATTGGPSGQPYGDLTVFNAITGNPIWSYTYGTSQFLGTREATFSPNGNYLLMIAGNGYASGGYVILFNAYNGQVIWDINNLADPWVASFSPDGQYIVVGAANSYAWGGHNHAYLISISGNVLWSYTTGPNAPNAWFDWVSTNYGATKTYVAGNGYLYLLNSAGSVIWQYPLGFGNSPIAESEDGSIVAVAELGDNELLVFNSTGSPMTYTVPSQINNMAMSSDGSLVVLGTQSGVTAVTYLSITPAAPTYYNVIFTETGLPGGLQWSVTLNGTTETTTSNQLVFN comes from the coding sequence ATGCTACCCGGCGGTTTTACCCTTGCTCAATCCGTATTCTCCTTAAACATAGGCTCAGTGACCGCCCTGAGTATGTACCCAACACCCATAAATGGTCGGTACCTAATAGCCGCTGGCGTTAACTCCGGCGGTCAATACTACGCCTACCTGCTCTCTTGGTCGCCAGGTGGCGGCCTAAGGACGTTATGGAGCGTAAGTGAGCCTGAGAACGTTGAGTCAATAACCGTTTCACCAAATTACGTTGTTGTGGGCTTGGGCTCTTCAAGTGGGCAGGGTATTATCAACGTCTATTCAACCAGCGGTAAGGAACTATGGAGCTACACCTTTACTTACGGGTGGACCATCGTAGTTAATGATGTTGCCATATCACCAAATCAACAATTAATTGCAGCAACAACCGGTGGTCCTTCGGGGCAGCCATACGGTGATTTAACGGTCTTCAACGCAATAACGGGTAATCCCATTTGGAGCTATACATATGGTACATCACAATTCCTAGGCACTAGGGAAGCCACATTCTCACCTAATGGCAATTACCTCCTCATGATTGCTGGTAATGGGTATGCCAGCGGTGGTTACGTAATACTATTCAATGCCTATAATGGGCAGGTAATTTGGGATATCAACAACCTAGCTGACCCTTGGGTTGCCTCATTTAGTCCCGATGGGCAATACATTGTTGTGGGTGCCGCGAATTCATATGCCTGGGGTGGTCATAACCATGCATACCTAATAAGCATCAGCGGTAATGTGCTGTGGAGTTATACCACGGGTCCTAATGCACCCAATGCCTGGTTTGACTGGGTATCCACGAATTACGGCGCAACCAAGACCTACGTAGCCGGCAACGGCTACCTATACCTACTTAATAGTGCCGGTTCCGTAATTTGGCAATATCCACTGGGCTTCGGCAATTCCCCAATCGCTGAGTCTGAGGATGGTAGTATAGTCGCAGTGGCTGAGCTCGGTGACAATGAACTACTGGTCTTTAATAGCACTGGGTCGCCCATGACATATACAGTGCCAAGCCAAATAAATAATATGGCAATGAGCAGTGACGGGTCTCTGGTAGTACTAGGTACGCAATCAGGCGTTACTGCCGTAACGTATCTATCAATAACGCCTGCAGCGCCTACGTATTATAACGTGATATTCACGGAGACAGGGCTACCCGGTGGTCTTCAATGGTCCGTGACGCTAAACGGCACGACTGAAACCACAACATCTAATCAATTGGTATTTAATTGA
- a CDS encoding GNAT family N-acetyltransferase, translating into MGNELVGVLEAIYLGDGFYEMAIVIKDNYQGKGIGTRLAKYAVDDIRRSASMLIAHTTPDNYKIRASTYKAL; encoded by the coding sequence TTGGGCAATGAGTTGGTTGGCGTTCTTGAGGCTATCTATTTAGGTGATGGTTTTTACGAAATGGCTATCGTGATTAAGGATAATTATCAGGGTAAGGGTATTGGTACAAGACTTGCTAAATACGCGGTAGATGATATAAGGAGGAGTGCTAGTATGTTGATAGCTCATACAACTCCTGATAATTATAAAATACGTGCCTCAACCTACAAGGCGTTATGA
- a CDS encoding mandelate racemase/muconate lactonizing enzyme family protein, with product MPVIREVKTIPLSVPYDDDPPTMFRDSWGVQLYVRVVLGDVVGWGEVLTYGSGVVDSYIGVFDDVITPAVIGAEVNSVDDIAGLVDRLEKLLFTGGLCGVITGAIGGFEMALWDALGRHVNRSVSELLGARSRDSIPVYASFPRYGRVDYVVKAVDRALGRGFTMVKLHEHTNDSLEAIKAVRESFGYDLRVALDINAAFNDPNKALEFLNKVHRYEPYWVEEPTWPPNDYDKLGTVSRRSPVPIAAGENEYYMGGFKGLVGAGVSYVQPDISKVGGILRFMDVIKDIKAMGRPVAPHHRPHKSILTHTYTLHIASIIDGVEVVEWPLTWVGDIYDREVRVRNGEVRLSDLGGVGVGLNINEDALSKYPYTKRYVPLIFH from the coding sequence ATGCCGGTGATTAGGGAGGTTAAAACCATACCATTATCCGTACCTTATGATGATGATCCACCCACCATGTTCAGGGATTCCTGGGGTGTACAGCTATACGTTAGGGTCGTCTTAGGGGATGTGGTTGGTTGGGGTGAGGTGTTGACCTACGGTAGTGGTGTTGTGGATTCGTACATTGGCGTTTTCGATGATGTCATCACGCCGGCCGTAATTGGCGCTGAGGTGAATAGTGTTGATGACATTGCTGGGCTTGTCGATAGGCTTGAGAAATTACTATTCACTGGGGGTCTCTGTGGTGTCATCACGGGCGCCATTGGCGGTTTTGAGATGGCCCTTTGGGATGCACTGGGTAGGCATGTGAATAGGTCCGTGAGTGAGTTATTGGGTGCTAGGTCTAGGGACTCAATACCTGTCTACGCCAGTTTCCCGAGGTATGGTAGGGTGGATTACGTGGTTAAGGCTGTGGATAGGGCATTGGGTAGGGGTTTTACCATGGTTAAGCTTCATGAGCATACCAATGACTCGTTAGAGGCCATTAAGGCCGTTAGGGAGAGCTTCGGCTATGATCTAAGGGTTGCGCTGGACATAAATGCAGCGTTTAACGACCCTAACAAGGCCCTGGAATTCCTAAACAAGGTGCATAGGTATGAGCCTTACTGGGTTGAGGAACCAACCTGGCCACCCAACGACTATGACAAACTAGGTACTGTCTCTAGGAGGTCTCCGGTACCCATTGCGGCCGGTGAGAATGAGTACTACATGGGCGGTTTCAAGGGTTTAGTCGGTGCAGGCGTTTCGTATGTGCAGCCTGACATCTCTAAGGTTGGTGGTATACTGAGGTTTATGGATGTGATTAAAGACATCAAGGCCATGGGTAGGCCAGTGGCGCCTCACCATAGACCGCATAAGTCAATCCTAACGCACACCTACACGCTGCACATCGCCTCAATCATTGACGGTGTTGAGGTTGTGGAGTGGCCGCTGACTTGGGTGGGCGACATTTATGATAGGGAGGTTAGGGTTAGGAACGGGGAGGTGCGCCTATCAGACCTAGGAGGTGTGGGTGTTGGGTTGAACATTAATGAGGATGCATTAAGTAAATATCCATATACGAAAAGGTACGTGCCATTGATATTTCATTAA